In Lentimicrobiaceae bacterium, the DNA window AGTTCATTTTCAAACCTGAATCAGGATTCGCTTGAGAATTTATTTATTAAAAAGAAATTGGTTTTGGATGAGCCAATGCTGGACAGTTTGGCTGCTGATACTACCTTGAAATCCCTTGGAAATGCCTTGTATGAGTCAGGCAGATTCGATGTTGTCATTCCAGTACAGAGAAATCTTCCAAATACAAACCTTTCATATGCTACCAAATCCCCTTCGCTTAGTTTAGCGCAAGTAAAACAGATTTGTACTGAATTCAAAACCGATGCCTTGCTGTCGCTCGAAAATTTTTACGAAAACGTAAATACCTCATATCATGTGGGATTTGAGCGAATTACGGATTATGGGTCGCTCAAACAATACAACATTATAGTTCAAGTAGCCTATCATTCCAATTGGAAGTTGTATCAACCAGCTGAAAAATTGAAAATTGCCAGTTTTGAAGTAAACGACACCATTTTTTGGGAAAAAAACGGAAACTCCCTGCAAGAAACTTATGAGGAATTGCCAACGATAAAAGATGCCCTTTTAAGTGGTGCGATTGAAAACGGACAGACCCTTTCAGGTTATATTTCACCTGGCTGGCAGGAACAGTCAAGAAATTACTTTATTACCAACAACGCGGAGGCAGACAGGGCTATAGCTTACGTAAAAAGCAACTATTGGAAAGATGCTGAAAGGATCTGGATGAAATTTTCAACCTCTTCTTCTCCCGCTTTGAGAAGCATGATTGAATACAATCTCGCTCTTGCCGCTGAAATGAACGGCGATTTGAAAGCAGCCATTCAGTGGGCCAAAAGATCCTTTAAATCAAAATTTAGCAGAACAGCTGAGGAATATATTAATCTGTTAAACAGACTCCAGAATGAGAAACCGCTTTTAAATTAATTTAAATGTTTATATATGAAATTGTTAGAGGGAAAGACAGCAATTGTCACCGGTGCTAGCCGGGGTATTGGAAAATCCATTGCAGTTCTGTTCGCGCAACAGGGTTGTAATGTAGCTTTTACGGATCTTTTTTACGATGATATTGCCAGGGAGACTGAAAATGAGCTAATTGCTTTAGGAGTTAAGGCAAAGGCCTACGCTTCTGATGCTTCAAAATTTGATGAAACTACTCAGGTTGTTGAGCAGATCGTTAAGGATTTTGGCGGTATCGATGTGCTGGTTAACAATGCCGGCATTACAAAGGATACTTTGTTGATGAGAATGACCCAGGAACAATGGGATACCGTGATCAATGTTAACCTTAAATCGGTTTTTAATTTCACGAAAGCTGCCCAAATGACGATGCTGAAACAAAAAGGGGGATCAATTATCAACATGAGTTCTGTGGTAGGTGTGAGTGGCAATGCAGGTCAGTCGAACTATTCAGCTTCCAAAGCAGGTATCATCGGATTTACCAAATCTATTGCTAAAGAGTTGGGATCCAGAGGTATTCGTTCTAATGCGATTGCCCCGGGCTTCATTATCACCGAGATGACGGCTAAAATACCTGAAGATGCCCGCAAACAATGGGAAGCATCAATTCCAATGAAAAGGGGTGGATTACCCGAAGAGGTTGCGAAGGTTGCCCTGTTTCTCGCTTCCGATCTCTCTTCCTATGTTTCAGGTCAGGTAATCAGTGTTTGTGGTGCGATGAATACTTAGAGAGCTGAATATAATCCATAATAAAAGGGCTATTTGTTGAACAGATAGCCCTTTTTCATTCCCGAATATTTCGGTAATATCCGAATTTTTAAACTGTAGTATTATAAAAATTTAAACCCAAGGTTAACAGAAAATGTGTTTCCTTTAGATGTAAAATTAGAACCGAAACTGGATGTATCAAATGTCTTGGATAATCCCCATTCATAGCGAATATCAAAAGTAAACATCAACACATCAACTCCGGCGCCCAATTGGTAATCCCATGTGGCATTATTGAAGTTATAGTTAAAACTTTTGTCGCTTTCATATCCTGTTGAAAATGAGATGGCGGGACCTGTAAAAGCACGAATGGAGGCAACCTTAAGGTCAATCAGTTTAAGACCCAGCAACACCGGAACCTGAATAGATTTCATTTTAATTGCATCTGTAGATGCACCAACTGAAAATTCCTCATTTTTAACAACATACAAGAATTCTGGTTGCAGGTAAAATTTTTCCCCTCCGAATCGTCCAAAAGCACCAAAATTGTATCCCCCTTTTGAGTCCGCTTTTATGGTATTCAGGTCGGTAGAAAGCTTTGTGGTATTGTACCCTGCTTTTATTCCAAGGTCAAAAGTCGCAGCAAATGTCACAAAAGCCAACATAAGCAATGATAAAGTCATCAGTGTCTTTTTCATATCGATAAATTAAGAAAATAATTAATGATTCAAATTAGCCAATATCAAAATATCAGATGCGGCATTAATTTGAGTTGATGAAGCGCCTGACAAGGAGGTTTGCACCAGGGTTTTCACAGAATTAAAATAGTTTACATAAGCATTAACGATTATATCAGCTGAAACTGTCGCTCCTATAGTTACATTTAAGGTTGCATTCGCTCCAACAATTCCATTAATACTGGTGTCAATCGTACCAATTGCCGTTGCCTGAGCGCTTAATGTAAGTTTTAACTGGGCAACAACTGCCGAATGGTATTGTACAAAAGCATCTGCTATTTGACTTATACTTACTGAACTTTTAATCGAATTTGTTAGATTGGCTCCGGCTGATACAACCGCACTTGATTGTGCACTTGATGCGCCTGCTTCCATGAATTTAGCTTCCATGGCCTGGCGCATAATAAATGCAACTCTCAGATAATTACTTTCAGCAGATGCAAAATAGATAGGTAATGACATGCTGGCGGCAGCATTTACAAAGGCTTCAGAAGAAATCACTGATAACTTTGCATATGTTTCTGCTTTTACATTTGCACTTGCGTATGCAGAGACAATTGCTTTTTGAAAATTGTCAAATTTTTCTTCATCAGCGCTTTGGGAATCATCCGCGTTATACAAAGCAGTTTCAAAGTCAGCTTGTGCTTGTGCATTTGCCGTAGAAATTGTTTGTAACTGACTACTTGAAATCCCAAAATAAGAATTGCCCGACGCTTTTGTTTTAGCCTGTGCTGCTACTTCCAAGCTGCTAATAAACTGATCTTGCGCGCTCGCATTCCCTTTTATTTGAGCGGCAACATCAGCATTAACATAAAGTTGAACGTCTGTTTGAGAAATGACATTTGTTTTACCTGTTGCGATCAATCGTGCATACACTTCGGCCTCGGCTGAGGTTTCTGTATTTAAAGGTTGGGCATAGACTGTTGTCCCGCTTTTAACTTCAGCAGAAACTACTGCTTTCCATCCCGACGTGTTTTTTGTTGCAACTACAACTAAATTTTTAGTGCCACTCATTTTTGTTTCAACTACAAATTTCCCATTAACATCTGTTTGAACGCTTTGGGTTGAAACAGTATTTAATGAACCATTTGCTTGTACTTCAGCAATAATAACAGTCGCACCCTGAACACCTGCCGCTACTTGTCCGCTCTTTAAAGACGCACTTTTAAGTCCGCTGCTTTCGGTCACACGACCAGATACTTTTGAATTTGATGCCCCACTTGAATCGTCTGAACTTTTGGAACATGAAATCAGTCCTGCAAAAAGGAAAGCCGCAAATAAATATTTGAGGCCTTTAGTAAATCTTACTTTTTCTTTCATAATCCTGCCCTCCTTTTTAATTGTATTTTTTCTATATGACATAATGATATAAAGACAAATGTACTCACTTTTATTTTAAATATGCAAATAAATTCGATCTTCTTATTCTAATTACTCTAGTTCATCTTTCCCCAAAGATATTTCAGTTTTTGGCTGTGAAAAAATTTATTCAGCAAAAGGGTGGAAATAATCAACAAAATGTCGTTTTCTTTCAACGATTAAAGGTTTCGCTCTTTGC includes these proteins:
- a CDS encoding PorT family protein — translated: MKKTLMTLSLLMLAFVTFAATFDLGIKAGYNTTKLSTDLNTIKADSKGGYNFGAFGRFGGEKFYLQPEFLYVVKNEEFSVGASTDAIKMKSIQVPVLLGLKLIDLKVASIRAFTGPAISFSTGYESDKSFNYNFNNATWDYQLGAGVDVLMFTFDIRYEWGLSKTFDTSSFGSNFTSKGNTFSVNLGFKFL
- the fabG gene encoding 3-oxoacyl-[acyl-carrier-protein] reductase, with protein sequence MKLLEGKTAIVTGASRGIGKSIAVLFAQQGCNVAFTDLFYDDIARETENELIALGVKAKAYASDASKFDETTQVVEQIVKDFGGIDVLVNNAGITKDTLLMRMTQEQWDTVINVNLKSVFNFTKAAQMTMLKQKGGSIINMSSVVGVSGNAGQSNYSASKAGIIGFTKSIAKELGSRGIRSNAIAPGFIITEMTAKIPEDARKQWEASIPMKRGGLPEEVAKVALFLASDLSSYVSGQVISVCGAMNT
- a CDS encoding DUF6340 family protein — translated: MRLIFGHFRWISYGFFVLLTSCVSMGKISIQVSVPPEKPISNEIQSVVLMNRSMNSSFSNLNQDSLENLFIKKKLVLDEPMLDSLAADTTLKSLGNALYESGRFDVVIPVQRNLPNTNLSYATKSPSLSLAQVKQICTEFKTDALLSLENFYENVNTSYHVGFERITDYGSLKQYNIIVQVAYHSNWKLYQPAEKLKIASFEVNDTIFWEKNGNSLQETYEELPTIKDALLSGAIENGQTLSGYISPGWQEQSRNYFITNNAEADRAIAYVKSNYWKDAERIWMKFSTSSSPALRSMIEYNLALAAEMNGDLKAAIQWAKRSFKSKFSRTAEEYINLLNRLQNEKPLLN